A window from Micromonospora profundi encodes these proteins:
- a CDS encoding Gfo/Idh/MocA family protein: protein MVGYAFMGAAHSQAWRTVNRVYDLPARASMALICGRDSGQVAQAADRLGWDAYTTDWRDLINRDDIDVVDICTPGDSHAEIALAALAAGKHVLCEKPLANTVAEARAMTAAADTARAAGARSMCGFNYRRVPAVTMMRQMVADGRLGVIRHVRATYLQDWIVDPQFPLVWRLQKERAGSGALGDIGAHIIDLTQFVVGQRITGVSAVTETFVKERPLPAGSSGLAATMDGSADGSGPATGPVTVDDAAIFVARLDGGALATYEASRFATGRKNALRVEINGSLGSVVFDLERLNELEFYDATRPTLEQGFSRILVTEGEHPYMSAWWPPGHIIGYEHSFTHQMRDFIEAIATGTDPAPSFADALQVQLVLDAVTRSAEVGSTWTEVEPALTAVAV, encoded by the coding sequence ATGGTCGGTTACGCGTTCATGGGCGCCGCGCACTCGCAGGCGTGGCGCACAGTGAACCGCGTGTACGACCTGCCGGCGCGGGCCAGCATGGCGCTGATCTGCGGCCGGGACTCCGGGCAGGTGGCGCAGGCCGCCGACCGGCTCGGCTGGGACGCGTACACGACAGACTGGCGTGACCTGATCAACCGGGACGACATCGACGTGGTCGATATCTGCACCCCGGGTGACAGTCACGCCGAGATCGCCCTCGCCGCGTTGGCAGCCGGCAAGCACGTCCTGTGCGAAAAGCCGTTGGCCAACACGGTTGCCGAGGCACGGGCGATGACCGCTGCGGCGGACACCGCACGGGCCGCCGGGGCGCGGTCGATGTGCGGGTTCAACTACCGTCGGGTGCCGGCGGTCACGATGATGCGCCAGATGGTCGCCGACGGACGACTCGGGGTGATTCGGCACGTCCGAGCGACGTACCTGCAGGACTGGATCGTGGACCCGCAGTTCCCGCTGGTCTGGCGGTTGCAGAAGGAACGGGCGGGCTCCGGCGCGCTCGGTGACATCGGTGCGCACATCATCGACCTGACGCAGTTCGTCGTCGGTCAGCGGATCACCGGCGTCAGCGCGGTCACCGAGACGTTCGTCAAGGAGCGGCCGTTGCCGGCCGGGTCGAGCGGGTTGGCGGCCACCATGGACGGCTCGGCCGACGGCAGCGGCCCGGCCACCGGGCCGGTCACCGTCGACGACGCCGCGATCTTCGTGGCCCGGCTCGACGGTGGCGCCCTTGCCACGTACGAGGCGAGCAGGTTCGCCACGGGTCGGAAGAACGCTCTGCGTGTCGAGATCAACGGCTCGCTGGGCAGCGTGGTCTTCGACCTGGAGCGCCTCAACGAGCTGGAGTTCTACGACGCCACCCGGCCGACCCTGGAGCAGGGATTCAGCCGGATTCTGGTGACCGAGGGCGAGCACCCGTACATGTCGGCGTGGTGGCCGCCCGGCCACATCATCGGCTACGAGCACTCCTTCACCCACCAGATGCGCGATTTCATCGAGGCGATCGCCACGGGCACCGACCCGGCGCCGTCCTTCGCCGACGCGTTGCAGGTCCAGCTTGTGCTGGACGCGGTGACCCGTTCGGCGGAGGTCGGATCCACCTGGACCGAGGTGGAGCCGGCGCTGACCGCGGTGGCCGTCTGA